CGGGCGGGTGCCGGTGTTCGCGGGCGCGGGCGGCCCGCTCGGCACGGCGCTCACCCAGGCGCGGGCCGCGCGCGAGGCGGGCGCCGACGGGCTGCTGCTCATGCCGCCGTACCTGGCGCAGGGTCCCGGGCACGGCTTCGCCGCCTACGTGGCGGCGGTGGCCGCGGAGCTGCCGGTGATCGTCTACCAGCGGGGCTCGGTGGTGCTGGAGCCGGAGGCCGTGGTCGAGCTGGCCGGGCTCCCCGGGGTGATCGGGCTCAAGGACGGCGTGGGCGACATCGACCGGATGCAGCGGATCGTTCTGGCGGTGCGGGAGACGTACCCGGACTTCCTGTTCTTCAACGGGCTGCCGACGGCCGAGCTGACCATGCCCGCCTACCGGGGCATCGGCGTGGAGCTGTACTCCAGCGCGGTCTTCGCGTTCGCGCCGGAGATCGCGCTGGCCTATCTGAACGGTGACGAGCGGCTGCTCACCGGGTTCTACGCCCCGCTCGTACGGCTGCGCGGCAAGGTACCCGGCTACCCGGTCGCCCTGGTCAAGGCCGGGGTACGGCTGCGCGGCCTGGACGTGGGCGCCGTCCGCCCGCCGCTGGTCGAGCCGACCGAGGAGCACCTGGCGGAGCTGGAGCAGCTGATCAAGACGGGGCTGGAGCTGGCGGCGTCATGACGATCGCCGACCTGCGTACCTCGCTGCGAACGGTCCCGCTGCCGCGACCCTGGGGCGCCGACGTGCCCGCCAACCACGTGGTCGTGTGCGAGGTCACGCTGAAGGACGGGCGGAGCGGGACGGGGTTCTCGTGGACGCCGCAGATCGGGGCGCACGCCGTACAGGCCCTGCTCGACCACGACCTGCGTGAGGCGCTGATCGGGCTGCCCGCGCACCCCGAGGTGGTGTGGGACCGGCTCTGGCGGCACCTGCGCGAGGCGGGGCCCGGCGGGATCACCACGATCGCGCTGGCCGGGATCGACCTGGCGCTGTGGGACCTGCGCTGCGGCGAGCGCGGGCTGGCCGACGTGCTGGGGCGGCGGCGCGACGAGGTGCCCGTCTACGGCAGCGGCGTCAACCTGCACTACTCGCTGGGGGAGCTGGTGGCGCAGGTCCGGCGCTGGGTGGCGGCCGGGTACCGGGGCGTCAAGATCAAGGTGGGCCGGCCCGACCTGGCGGAGGACGTGGCCCGGGTGGCCGCCGTCCGCGAGGTGATCGGGCCCGACCGGCTGCTGATGATCGACGCGAACCAGCGGTGGGACCTGCATCGGGCCAGGCGGGCCATTTCCGCGCTGCGGGAGTTCGGGCTGCACTGGATCGAGGAGCCGCTGCCCGCCGACGACGTGGCCGCGCACGTGGAGCTGCGGCGCTCCATCGACGTTCCGGTGGCGGTGGGCGAGAACGTCTACACCACGTACGGGTTCCGCGACCTGCTGGCCGCGGGCGCGTGCGACGTCGTCCAGCCGAACGTGGTGCGGGTCGGCGGGATCACGCCGTTCCTGCGGATCGTGGAGCTGGCCAGGACGTACGATGTACCGGTCTATCCGCACCTGCTGAGCGACGTGTCCGGCCAGCTCGCGCTGGCCCTGCCGCTGCCGGTCATGGCGGAGGACGTGGAGGACGCGTCGTTCGCGGCGCTCGGGCTGCTGGAGGAGCCGTACCCGGTGAACGTGTCCGACGGGGTGCTGCGGGCGAGCGAGCACGCGGGGCTGGGACTGAGGTGGTCCCGATGAACGGCCCAATGAACGGCCCAGTGAACGGCCCCGTGAAGGTCGTACTCGCCGGCGCGCACGGGCACGGGCGGCACCATCTCGGCAACCTGCGCAGGCTGACCCATCTGGGGCAGATCGAGCTGGCCGGGATCTGCGACGTGCGGCCCGCCGAGGTGGACTTCGCCTCGCCGCTGCAGTCGCCCGACCTGGGCGAGCTCCTCGCGAAGACCGGCGCGGACATCACGGTCATCTGCACGCCGATCCACACGCACGCCGACCTCGCGGTCACCGCCCTGCGTGCCGGGTCGAACGTGCTGCTGGAGAAGCCGCCCGCCGCCAGCCCCTCCGAGCACGCGCGGATCGCCGCGGCGGTGGCGGAGACGGGGCTCGCCTGCCAGGTGGGCTTCCAGTCCCTGGGCTCGGCGGCGATCCCGGCGCTCCGCTCGCTGATCGCCGACGGCGCCATCGGGCGCGTGCGCGGCATCGGCGGCGCGGGCGCCTGGGAGCGGCCCTCGTCGTACTTCACCAGGTCCACCTGGGCGGGCAAGCGCCGGCTCGACGGCGTGGACGTGGTGGACGGCGCGCTGACGAACCCGTTCGCGCACGCCGTCGCGACCGCCCTGGCCCTGGTGGACGGCCCGATCGCGGAGATCGAGACCGAGCTCTACCACGCGAATCCGATCGAGTCGGACGACACGTCCTGCCTGCGGATCCGGCTCGACGACGGTCTCGTGATCACGATCGCGGTGACGCTCTGCGCGACCGGCAGGAGCGAGCCGTACCTGATCGTGCACGGCGACGCGGGCCGCGCCACGCTCGTCTACACGCAGGACCAGCTCAAGGTCGAGCTCCCGGACGGCTCGGTCACGACGACCGTGTACGAGCGTACGGACCTGCTGGAGAACCTCATCGACCACCTCCGCACGGGCGCGGACCTGCTGGTGCCGCTCGCCGCCACGGAGTCGTTCACGCAGGTGCTGGACGCGGTCCGGCTGGCCCCCGAGCCGTCGCCGATCCCGGAGCGGCACCAGGTCGTCGAGCGGGATCCCGAGTCCGGCGAGGTCACGCAGCGGTTCCTGCCGGGCGTCGCCGAGCTGACCGCGCGCAGCGCCGAGGAGCTGGCGCTGTACTCGGAGCTGGACGTGCCGTGGACGACGGTGGAGCTGCGCGTCGCCGACACGGCGGTGGCCTCCTACGAATGGCGGCCCGACCTGCCGGTCACCGACTCGCCCCGGCCCTACCTGCACCCGGTGCGCACGCTCGGCGGCGTGGAGGTCACCCAGCTGCGTCCCGAGGACCACGTGCACCACCTCGGGGTCGGAGTCGCGATCTCCGACCTGGGCGGCGCGAACTTCTGGGGCGGGCGCACCTACGTCAAGGACCAGGGTCCGACCTGGCTGGACGATCACGGCGTGCAGCGGCACCTGGCGTTCCCGCGGCTGGACGACGACGGCTTCGCCGAGCAGCTGGAGTGGGTGGGCCCCGGCGGGCGGCTGATGGCGCGCGAGGAGCGTACGGTGCTCGCCCGGCCCATCGACGGGGCGTGGGCGCTGGAGTTCTCCTTCACGCTGACGAACCTCGCCGGCGCGCCCATAGAGATCCACAGCTCGGCGACCAAGGGCCGGGAGGGCGCGGGCTACGGCGGGTTCTTCTGGCGCGCGCCGGGAACCTCCACCGGCCGGGTCACCCTCCCCGGGGACGAGCACGCGGTGCACGGCAGCCGTTCCCCGTGGGTGGCCATGGCGGGCACCGCGCCCGAGGGCCGCGACTGGACGCTGGTCTTCGCCCAGACGGCCGACGATCCGTGGTTCGTACGGGTGGAGCACTATCCGGGAGTGGGCCAGGCCCTGGCGTGGGACCGGCCGCTGGTGCTGGAGAGCACGCTGACGAGGCGGGTCGTCACCGCCGTGATCGACGGGCGGCTGGACCCGGCCTCGGCCTCCGCCGTCGCCCGCGACCTGCTGCGATGACGGGGTGGTGGCGGCTCGAGCCGAGCCGCCACCACCGCGTGGCTCAGCTCTTGGACGCCCTGCGGGAGCGCGCGGCGGCCGCGAGGACGTCGAGCAGGCGCTCCGTCTCGTCCCAGCCGACGCAGGAGTCGGTGATGCTCTGCCCGTACGTCAGGCCCTCGCGGGGGCCGGGCTCCTGCCGGCCGGGGACGATGAAGCTCTCCACCATCAGACCGGCGATCCCTTCCTCGCCCTCCGCGATGCGGGCGGCGAGCTCCCTGACCACGGCCGCCTGACGTACGTGGTCCTTGCCGCTGTTGCCGTGGCTGGCGTCCACGATCAGACGCTCCGGCCGCTGGGCCTTCCGCAGCAGCGCGAGGGCGTCGCCCACGGAGTCCACGTCGTAATTGGGGCCGCCACGGCCGCCGCGGAGAATGATGTGGCAGTCCGGATTGCCCTTCGTGCTCACCACCGCGGCCCGCCCCTCGTCGTCGATGCCGAAGAAGACCTGCGGGTGGGCGGCGGCGTGCACGCCGTCGATGGCCACCTGCACGTCGCCGTCCGTGGCGTTCTTGAAGCCGACGGGCATGGACAGGCCGGAGGTGAGCTGCCGGTGTACCTGGCTCTCGGGTGTACGCGCGCCGATCGCCCCCCACGTGACGGCGTCGGCGATGTACTGCGGGCTGGTGGGCTCCAGGAACTCGCAGCCGACGGGCAGTCCCGTGCCGAGCACGTCGAGGAGCACGGTGCGGGCGAGGTGCAGACCTCGTCGCACGTCATGGCCGCCGTCGATGTCCGGGTCGTTGATCAGCCCTTTCCAGCCGATGGTCGTCCGCGGCTTCTCGAAGTAGACGCGCATGACCACGCACAGGGCATCCTCCATGCCGCGGGTGGCCGCGGCCAGACGGCGGGCGTAGTCAAGTGCCGCCTCCGGGTCGTGTACGGAGCACGGTCCGATGACGAGCAGCAGCCGATCGTCGTCACCGGCGAGAATGTCGCGGACGGCACGACGGCTCGCCGCGACGAACTCCTCTTTCTCCTCCCCCAACGGGAGTTCCGCGCGAAGCTCCGCGGGTGCGGACAGGGCTTCGAACGAGGTGATGCGTAGATCCCTGGTCACAGTCATGAGGTGGGCCTGCTCTCTAGCGCTCGGGCGGCGATACGGCCCACGCCCGAAGGTCCGGAGCCGACCGCCTAAATGACGAAAAGGCAGGAGACGAGTCTCTCTGCCTTTGGCTCCGGATGAACAGTTGATCAGCGCATGTGATCCTGGGCCCCACCCGGAGCCTGCACATAGCGCGAAAATCGACTGATCAGCGGCATGTTGTGAACCGTACCAGCCGAGACGACCACGACTCAAGTCGGCCGCCAGGACATCGACCCTTCCGCAACCCCTCACTCCCCGTTTGCCGGCGGTTACTGGGGCGGTGGCTAAGGTTCGTGACCTGTGAAAAGCGCAGCCGTCACCGCGGAGCCCGTCACCGTCAGGGACCCGTTCTTCGACAACGCCAAATACCTGGCGATCCTGCTGGTCGTGTGCGGTCACCTCATCGAGGACCAGCGGGACGCGGCCGTCCCGCACGCGCTCTACTTCTACGTCTACGTCTTCCACATGCCGCTGTTCATCGTGCTGAGCGGCTACCTGTCGCGCCGGTTCACGTTCTCGGCGGGGAAGGCGCGCAAGCTCATCTCGACGCTGGCGGTGCCGTACCTGATCTTCGAGTTCGCGTACTCGCTGCCCCGGCTGATCCTGTACGGGAAGTTCGAGCTGAGCCTGCTGGACCCGTACTACCTGACCTGGTTCCTGCTCTCGCTGTTCCTGTGGCGGCTGTCGACGCCGGTGTGGCAGCAGCTCAGGTGGCCGCTGGCGATCGCGGTCGCGCTGTCGCTGCTGACCGGGACGAGCGCGCTGCCCGACGAGCTGGCCATGAACCGGACGTTCGGCCTGCTGCCCTTCTACGTGCTGGGGCTGATGCTCAAGCCGGAGCACTTCGCGTGGCTGCGCAGACCGTCCATGCGGCTGACCGGGGCGTGCGTGCTCGGCCTGGGGCTGGCGGCGGCGCTGCTCGTGCACGACCGGGTGCCGACGGAGTGGATCAGGTGGCGCCTGCCCAACTCGGCGCTGCACGTGGACGACCTGACCGGCACGGCCGTCCGGCTGGGGCTGCTGGTGGCCGGGGCGGTGCTGGTGGCGGCGTTCCTCGCGGTGACGCCGGCGCGGCGCACGTGGTTCAGCGGGCCGGGCGCGGCCACCATGTACGCGTACCTGCTCCACGGTTTCGTGGTCAAGGTCGCCGAGCGGTTCGAGCTCGGCGTCCCGCTGTCGATCCTGCTCGGCGTGGCCGCCGCCACGCTGCTCTGCACCCCGCCGGTTCGCCGGATCTTCCACTGGGCGGTCGAGCCGCGCATGTCCTGGGCCTTCACCCCGCTCCGCCGACCATGACACGGTGTCGGGTATGGCCATCGACTTCACCCTCGCTCCCGAGCACGAGGAGATCCGCCGGCGGGTCCGCACCTTCATCCAGGACACCGTCATCCCCGCCGTGGAGGAGGTGAAGGAGGCCGGCCGGGACGCGTACCTCCGGACCATCTTCCAGCTCCGGGCCCAGGCCAAGGCGGAAGGGCTGTGGCTGCCCCACATGCCGAAGGAGTGGGGCGGCATGGGGCTGGGCCACGTGGAGCTGGCCATGGTGCAGTCCGAGGCGGCCAAGACCCGCATCGGCCCGTGGGTCCTGAACTGCATGGCGCCCGACGAGGGCAACACGCACACGCTCCTGCACTGGGCGACGGACGAGCAGAAGGAGAAGTACCTCCGCCCTCTCCTGGAGGGAACGCAGATGTCCTGCTTCGCCATGACCGAGCCGGAGGTGGCGGGCTCCGATCCGACCCTGATCCGGACCTCGGCCGTGCGCGACGGCGACGAATGGCTCGTCAACGGCCACAAATGGTTCATCTCCAATGCACGCCGGGCCAACTTCGCCATCCTCATCGCCCGTACGGAGGATGACGTGCCGGAGGGCTCGCGCGGCGCCAACACCGCCTTCCTCGTGGACCTGCCCCAGCCGGGCTGGAACGACGTACGCGAGGTGGAGACGATGCACGGCTCCACGGGCCACAGCGAGATCGTCATCGAGGACCTGCGCCTGCCCGACAGCCAGATCCTCGGCGGGCGCGGCAACGGCCACCGCCTCGGCCAGTATCGCCTCGGGCCGGCCCGGCTCGCCCACTGCATGCGGTGGATCTCCGAGGCGGAGACGGCCCTGGACATGATGGTCGACCGGGCGCTCAACCGCTACAGCCACGGCTCACTGCTGGCCGAGAAGCAGGGCATCCAGTGGATGATCGCCGACTCGGCCATGGAGCTGTACCAGTGCAAGCTGATGGTCCTCCACGCCGCCTCCAAGATCGACAAGGGCGAGGACTTCCGCACGGAGGTGTCGATGGCCAAGCACTTCGTCGCGGGCAGCCTCAACCGGATCGTGGACCGCGCGATCCAGGTGCACGGGGCGCTCGGCTACTCGACGGACACGCCGCTCGCGCACATGTTCCAGCACGCCCGCTGGGCGCGCTTCGCCGACGGCGCCGACGAGATCCACCAGATGCGCATCGCCGAACGCACGATAGCCGCCTACCAGGCGACCGGCTCGACCAGCTCGGCCACCGGCGGCCTCCCCCTGTGAACTCGGCTGCGGCGGGGGGCGGCCGGTACCTCGCTGCTCCGCTCCCACGCCAGGCCAGAGGCGGCTACGGCGGACTGGGACCAAGAACCACGGGAGCCTCTGCCCGACGACATATTTACACCATAGAGGGGCCTCGCCCCGTAAAGGAGGGCCGATCGAGATCCGACTGGTCCCTCAACTGGGCGGCGAACATCGGCTCCAGGGCGTTCAGCATGAGCGTCCTGGCTCGCTCCGTTCCGCCGGCGATCCTGCCCGCCATCGCCAGTGACACGCAGCCGTGCAGGAATGCCCAGATCGTGTCGACCGCACCGGGAGGATCGGCCAGCTCGGCCCCCCCGCGTCTGCGCGATGTCCTGCAACGCGCCGCGGAAGACGCGGAAGGCGTTCCTGGCCTCCAGCGGCGTCTCAGCCGTGCCGAACGGCACCCCGTCCATGCCGTTCATCGCCTGGTAGAGCTCCGGCGAGGCGAACGCGAACGCCCAGTACGCCTCGGCCATCGCGACCAGCCGCCCCTCAGGGGCGCCCTCCGCCGCCAGGCTCAGCCGCTCGGACAGCTCGGCGAAGCCGAGCGTCATCAGCTCGACGAGCAGATCCTCCTTGCTGGAGAAGTGCTGGTAGAGGATCGGCGCGCTGTATTCGAGCTTGCCGGCGATGCGGCGGATCGTGACCGCGTTCCAGCCCTCTTCGGAGGCGATGACCCGGGCCGCCTCCAGCAGCCGGACGCGCATCTCCTGCCGCTCCCGCTCGCGCCGCTTCTTGCTGGCGCTCGGCTCGGGCTGGGCCTTCGTCGTCACGATGCGTCCTCTCTCTTGACGCCGACATCCTATCGCCGGTCTAATTCCTAACATTGATAGATTTATGAACGACGTTAGGAGCGCATCGTGATCGTCGTGTTCGGCGGGACAGGCAGGGTCGGGCGTCAGATCGTGGAGGCACTCCGCCAGGAGGGAAAGGCGGTGCGCGTCGTCACCCGCGATCCCACCTCGGCGCACACGGTCCAGGGCGTCGAGGTTGTCGAAGGCGACGTCCACGACCGGCGCACGCTGGTCCGGGCCGCGGTCGGGGCGCGGGCGATCGTCTGCACCGTCCAGGGCGGCGACGGCAAAGGGAAGAACGGCCCCAAGGGCATCGAGGGCGCGGGGATCCCGAGCCTCATCGGCGTCGCGCGTGACACCGGGATCGAGAACTTCGTCTACGTCTCCTCCGCCAGCGCCCGCGCCGACAGCCCCGTGGAGTTCTTCCGGCTCAAGTTCGAGGTCGAGCGGGCACTGCGCACCAGCGGCCTGCCGTACTCGATCCTCCGGCCCACCCACCTGATGGACACCTGGGTGGAGCTGCTCGCCGAGTCGATCGGCAAGAAGGGCAAGGCCACCATATTCGGCTCAGGCGCCGGCCCCGTCTCATGGGTGGCCGGCAGGGACGTCGCCCGGGTCGCGGCCGCGCTCGCCGTCCGCCCCGGCGAGGGCTGGTCCGCCGACCTCGGCGGCCCAGAGCCGCTGACGCTCAGGCAGGTCAACGCGCTCATCGCGGCCTCGCTGGGCCTGCCGATCAAGGGCGAGAACAGGATGCCGGTCGGGATGCTCCGGGCGATGAGCCCCCTGACCAGGCCGTTCAACGAGGTACTCGCGCGGCGGATGCAGATGGGGGCGCTGCTGGACACCCAGCCGCAGATCGTCGACTCCGGCGCGGTCTGGGCCCGGTTCGGCGAGCCGCTGTCCCTGCCGGCCTGGCTGGAGATCAACCGCTCGAGCACCGGGGCGGCCGCGGCTTAGGCGACGTCGAGCAGGATCTCCAGCAGCTCCTGAGGAGCGTCGCGCATGAGGTTGTGCGCGCTGTCCACAGCGTGTGTGGTCCATGCAGGATCCTGACGCAGCCGCTCGTAGACGGGGGTGAACGGCGACTCGCCGTCCCATCCGGCCGCGTACACGTAGTCTCTGCGGCGGATGTGCGCGAGGTCGCCGGTGAGCCGGAGTGGCTGGAGCACCGACGCGAGCGGGTGGGCCGTGGCCCGCGGGTCGAAGAACGGCATCGGCCGGGTCGCGTAACCGCTCTCCTCCACGTCCACGTACCACCGCCGCTCCTGCTCGGAGACCAGGCTCCAGCAGGAGTCGCCGTGCCCGGGCACCACGGCGTCCAGGTACACCAGGCCGCGCACCCGCTCGGGCGCGCGGTCGGCGGCTCCGGTGATCACCATCCCGCCGTAGCTGTGGCCGATCAGAACGGCGTCCGTGATGTTCCCGGCCGCCAGCACTCCGATCACGTCCTGGATGTGCGTGTCGAGGTTCACGCCGCCGTGGAGCAGGTGGCCGCGCTCGCCGACCCCGGTCAGCGTCAGCGGGTACGCACGGTGCCCGTGGCTTCGCAGCCGCTCGGCGAGCTCGTCGAAGCACCAGCCGCCATGACACATACCGGGGATCAGGACAAATGTCGTCACCATCCGGATGCTAGCAGGGATCGAACCGATCGGTACCATCTGTGCTGATCCAGGACCGACTGCTGGCGCTTGACGTGTTCGGCGAGTGCTCAGTAGCTGCCGGCCAAGGGGGCAGGTTTCCCTAGGAGACCGTGAGTTTCGCGTGGTCGGTGTCGGGGAGCCAGTCGCGCTCGGGTGTGTAGTCCAGCCAGCGGCGGGTGCGGCCCGTTTCGGTGAAGCAGCGGAGCAGGGTGTCGAGGAACGGGTGGCGGTGCGATTCGCGCCAGGCCAGTGACCAGGCGTACAGCGGGGTCGGCTCGACGAGGGGGATCGAGCGCAGGCCCGAGTGGTCGGACAGCGGCGCGTCGGCAGGGAACAGCGTGAAGCACGAGGTGTCGGCGCGGATGTGCTGGACGAGGTGGTCCAAGCCCAGGTTGGGACCGTCCTGCCGCCGCGTGATCTGGAACTGGGTGGCGAAGCGGCGCAGGAAGTCCAGGCGGGTCAGCTCGGCCGGGCACCACAGGGTGCTGTCGCGTAGGTCGGCCGGGCGCAGTTCGTGGGCGCGGGCCAGCGGGTGGGACGTGCTGACTACCGCGTCGACGGGTTCCAGCCGCACCAGCCGCTGAGTGAGGCCCGCGTCGCGGCCGCCCGGCAGCGGGTGCACCCGGCCGAAGCCCAGGTCGGTGTCGCCGCGCAGCAGCGCCGCCGCGACCGATGGCCAGTCGCGTCCCGGGCCTGGTTCCAACCGCACCGTACCGAGCGCCTGCACCGCTTGGGCGACGGTGCGCATCGGCGCGTACAGGTGGCCCCACGTGTCGATCCGTACGGCCGGCCCGGTGCCCGTCACCGCCGTGACCGCGCGTTCCCCCGCCGCCAGCGCCTCACGCGCGGCCGGCAGGAACCGCTCGCCCGCCTCGGTCAGCCGGGTGCCGCCCTCGCGTTCGAACAGCCGGACCGCCAGCACCGTCTCCAGTCGCGCGATGCGCTTGGACAGTGCCTGCTGGCTGGTGTTCAGGTGTTCGGCGGCGCGCCCGAAGTGCAGCGTCTCGGCGGTCACGGCGAACGCTCGGACCAGGGCCAGGTCGAGATCCACGCCCATGACCATATGCGACAACCGTGCGTTGTCGGCTGAGCGGTCGCGTTGTTGGCCCGGCCACCGCCTCACCCGGTGAAGTGGTCGCAGACGCCACCGAGGGAGGTAACAACAATGAAGGCACTCATCCCAACCGGGGATCCCGCCGAACCGGTCGTGCTCGCCGATGTCCCCGAGCCGACGCCGCGCCCGGACGAGGTGCTGGTGAAGGTCGAAGCGTTCTCGATCAACCGGGGCGAGACGTTCAAGCTGGAGAATCCCGCGCCCGGTGACCGGCCCGGCAAGGACATCGCGGGGCTGGTGGTGCAGCCGGCCGCCGATGGCAGCGGGCCGGCCGGCATCACGCGGGTCGTCGGCCACCCCATGACGGGCGGCTGGGCGGAGTACGTCGCGGTGCCGACCGACGCGCTCGCGGAGCTGCCGGACACCGTCTCCGCGGCGCAGGGCGCGGCGCTGCCGCTGGCCGGGCTCACCGCGCTGCGGCTGCTGCGCACCGCCGGGGCCCTGCTGGGGCGGCGCGTACTGTTGACCGGCGCGTCGGGAGGTGTGGGGCACTATGTGACCGAGCTGGCCGCCGCGGCCGGGGCCGAGATCACCGCCGTGACCCGGGACGCCGAACGCGGGGCGCGGCTCAGCGAACTCGGCGCGGCCGAGATCGTCCATGACGTGGCCGACGCGCGCGGACCCTACGACATCGTGCTGGAGTCGACCGGCGGCCAGGCCCTGCCCCTCGCGCTGGCGCGGCTGGCCAGGCGCGGCACGCTCATCTGGTTCGGGCAGGCCGGCCGGACCCCGGCGACGCTCGACTTCTTCGACTTCTTCGCCGGGCCCGAGTCGGCCGTCATCCGCCACTTCCACTACCTCGACGCCGACACCGGCCTCGGCGACGACCTCGCGACGCTCGTCCGGCTGACCTCCCACGGCCGCCTGCACCCCGAGATCGGTCGTGTCGCCGACTGGGCCGACACCGCGACCACCCTCACCGACCTGCGCGACCGCCGCATCCGAGGCAAGGCCGTCCTCACCCTCTCCTGAACCGCCGCATCCCGGAACGACCGGAAACCACCGAAGGAGTACGACCATGACCACCACCACCGACCCGCGGACCGTCGTCATCCGCTACATCGAGGCCGTCCGCGACGGCGACGCCGAGATCATCCACGACAGCTTCGCCGAGGACGCGACCTGGCACTACCCGGGCGACCTGCCCATCTCCAATGTGTGGCAGGGCCGCGACGCGATCATCAACGACTTCCTGGGCGGCATGGGACCGGTTCTGGTCCCCGGAACACTGGAGATCGAGCTGGTCAGCACGATCGCCGAGGGCGACCGCGTGGTCGCCGAATGGACGTCCAAGGCCAGGACCGTCTACGGCGGCACCTACGACAACCGCTGCATCGGCATCTACACCGTCCGCGACAGCCGCATCGCCTCTGTCATCGAGTACGCCGACACCCGGCACGTGGCCGCCGCCCTCTTCCCGGCCCACCACACCCCCCGGCCCACCGGTACCGAGTGAGCCGCCCGGCGGGGTCCGGTCGGACCGGACCCCGCCGGGCGGCGCACAAGGGCTCAGCCGGAGAAGAGCGCGCTGTGAACGTCCACAGGGTTGGCGGCATCGCCGGTGGCCACGCCGTACACGGCCGTGAAGGCGTTCCCGCCGACCGAGACCAGGCCGGTGTAGTCCCCGACCAGGCGTCCCACGCTCGTCGCCGGCACCTTACGCGCGTCGAACGGCCCCTCGATGTGCTGCTCGCTCCACGCCCCGGACCGCGTGCAGTCGGTCGCGCAGGTGACGGCCCACACATCGGTGGGCAGCGTGGCGGGATCCGGGGTGTTGTTACGGAAGTCGTAGTAGGTGACCGCCACGGTGCCCGTCCGGGACGCGGCGACGACCGGTACGGCGGCGGAACCGGTGGGCGTCTTGTCCACGCGGACCGGGCTGGACCACGTCTTCCCGCCGTTCGTCGACCGCGAGTAGGCCACGTGGAAGGTGCCGTCGGAGTCCTGGCTCTGCCAGACCGCGTTCACCACCTGCGTGCCGGGCTGGGCGGCCAGCAGCGGCAAGGAGGCGTTGCGGAGCGGGTCACCCGAGTTGTCCGGGTCCGGGATGCGAGGGCCCACCGCGAGCGGGGCCGGAACGTTCAGCGTCGGCGCCGACCAGGTCCGGCCGCCGTCGGTCGAGCGGATGACCTGGGTGGCACCGTCGGTGTCCGTCTCGTGGTGCATGCCGATCAGCAGCGTCCCGTCCGCGAGCGGCACCAGCTGGGTGCCGATGACGCCGCTGTTGGCGGGTACGTCGTACACCTTGCTCGTGGTCCAGGTGCGCCCGTCGTCGGTCGACTTCGCCAGGTAGATCGGCTGTACCCAGCTTTCCTCCGTGCTGTCGATGCGGTCCCAGACCGCGTAGACCACGCCCGGGTGATAGGGATCAGCGGTCACCGACGGGCGATCGTTGAAGAAGCGCGGATTGTCGTCCCGTTGCAGGGTGACCGGCGCGTCCCAGTGCCGGCCGCCGTCAGCGGACCGGGACACCAGAATGGCGGTCACCTCGCCGGTGCGGGACAGCGAGAACGACGCGGCCACCGCCGCACCCGACGGTGTGACCGTGACCCAGTTGTCGGTCGTGACGTCGTAGTCTCCGCCGTTGGCGGCCGTGCCGCCGTTGCACCGGGAGAAGGCGGGCAGGTTCTCGGACCGCCGCCAGGTCTTGCCGTAGTCGTCCGACACGGCGGTGACCGCGCCGTTGCTGCCGTACCGGTTCCAGCGGTCCTGCTGGAACACCGTGACGAGGTGCCACGGACGGTTCGGGTCCCGCGCCAGCATGGGCAGGACCTCGGCGTTGGGGTTCAGGGTGTAGCCGTCGGCCGGGGGAAGCCCGCAGCCTGCGGGCAGCGGGCTGGTGCCCGAGACCGGCCGCACGATGGCAGGTCCGGAACGTGAGGCATCATCCGCGGCGGCGGGCTGCGCGACGGCGCAGGCCAACAGGATGGCCGCTGCGGGTAACAATGCCCTGGAGCGTCGGATCACGAGCCTTCCTCATCTTTGTTGATGGGGTGTCCATTGGGAGCGTTGCCGCCCCGTCGGGGAATCT
This genomic interval from Nonomuraea helvata contains the following:
- a CDS encoding 5-dehydro-4-deoxyglucarate dehydratase; the protein is MNLSGVLFFPVTPFDADGGLAEEVLAEHIRQGMEHGPGGVFVACGTGEFSALSEAEHARAVRVAAEVVGGRVPVFAGAGGPLGTALTQARAAREAGADGLLLMPPYLAQGPGHGFAAYVAAVAAELPVIVYQRGSVVLEPEAVVELAGLPGVIGLKDGVGDIDRMQRIVLAVRETYPDFLFFNGLPTAELTMPAYRGIGVELYSSAVFAFAPEIALAYLNGDERLLTGFYAPLVRLRGKVPGYPVALVKAGVRLRGLDVGAVRPPLVEPTEEHLAELEQLIKTGLELAAS
- a CDS encoding mandelate racemase/muconate lactonizing enzyme family protein, yielding MTIADLRTSLRTVPLPRPWGADVPANHVVVCEVTLKDGRSGTGFSWTPQIGAHAVQALLDHDLREALIGLPAHPEVVWDRLWRHLREAGPGGITTIALAGIDLALWDLRCGERGLADVLGRRRDEVPVYGSGVNLHYSLGELVAQVRRWVAAGYRGVKIKVGRPDLAEDVARVAAVREVIGPDRLLMIDANQRWDLHRARRAISALREFGLHWIEEPLPADDVAAHVELRRSIDVPVAVGENVYTTYGFRDLLAAGACDVVQPNVVRVGGITPFLRIVELARTYDVPVYPHLLSDVSGQLALALPLPVMAEDVEDASFAALGLLEEPYPVNVSDGVLRASEHAGLGLRWSR
- a CDS encoding DUF6807 family protein, with the protein product MNGPMNGPVNGPVKVVLAGAHGHGRHHLGNLRRLTHLGQIELAGICDVRPAEVDFASPLQSPDLGELLAKTGADITVICTPIHTHADLAVTALRAGSNVLLEKPPAASPSEHARIAAAVAETGLACQVGFQSLGSAAIPALRSLIADGAIGRVRGIGGAGAWERPSSYFTRSTWAGKRRLDGVDVVDGALTNPFAHAVATALALVDGPIAEIETELYHANPIESDDTSCLRIRLDDGLVITIAVTLCATGRSEPYLIVHGDAGRATLVYTQDQLKVELPDGSVTTTVYERTDLLENLIDHLRTGADLLVPLAATESFTQVLDAVRLAPEPSPIPERHQVVERDPESGEVTQRFLPGVAELTARSAEELALYSELDVPWTTVELRVADTAVASYEWRPDLPVTDSPRPYLHPVRTLGGVEVTQLRPEDHVHHLGVGVAISDLGGANFWGGRTYVKDQGPTWLDDHGVQRHLAFPRLDDDGFAEQLEWVGPGGRLMAREERTVLARPIDGAWALEFSFTLTNLAGAPIEIHSSATKGREGAGYGGFFWRAPGTSTGRVTLPGDEHAVHGSRSPWVAMAGTAPEGRDWTLVFAQTADDPWFVRVEHYPGVGQALAWDRPLVLESTLTRRVVTAVIDGRLDPASASAVARDLLR
- a CDS encoding 3-deoxy-7-phosphoheptulonate synthase, which produces MTVTRDLRITSFEALSAPAELRAELPLGEEKEEFVAASRRAVRDILAGDDDRLLLVIGPCSVHDPEAALDYARRLAAATRGMEDALCVVMRVYFEKPRTTIGWKGLINDPDIDGGHDVRRGLHLARTVLLDVLGTGLPVGCEFLEPTSPQYIADAVTWGAIGARTPESQVHRQLTSGLSMPVGFKNATDGDVQVAIDGVHAAAHPQVFFGIDDEGRAAVVSTKGNPDCHIILRGGRGGPNYDVDSVGDALALLRKAQRPERLIVDASHGNSGKDHVRQAAVVRELAARIAEGEEGIAGLMVESFIVPGRQEPGPREGLTYGQSITDSCVGWDETERLLDVLAAAARSRRASKS